ctcaagtgatccgcctgcctctgcctcccaaagtgctgggattacaggcatgagccaccccaccaggCCATGCTTTCAGTTTTCAAGAAAGAAGACACCACTGTTGCCAAAGATTTTGGTAATTTGAGAGATACAATGTATGTTTTCTCCATGTGGATCCTAGATAGTAAGGATCTGTTGAATTTGAAGTATCTATCCAGAAGTATTTTGGGTACATGTTTAAGGATTGTAAAACAGTGTTTCTATTTCTggatataataaatgtatttgttaatATAATAAATGAACAGATTAGACCCATAAACTATTTACAGTGTTGAGTCATTTCCCACAGTTAAAATCAGGATGAAAATATATAGCTGAatacttgttttgtttcttgtaacATTTCTTTAGTACAGAACCTGCTAAGGCCATCAAACCTATCGATCGGAAGTCAGTCCATCAGATTTGCTCTGGGCCAGTGGTACTGAGTCTAAGCACTGCAGTGAAGGAGTTAGTAGAAAACAGTCTGGATGCTGGTGCCACTAATATTGGTAAGTTTGGGAGAGTTTTAAGCCACAAGAAATGATTGTGTGTTGTTGTAGTCAAGAAACATTTGTTATTGAAATAAGACTATCAAGTGTTGATGtagtaataaattattatttttaagttaaagttagcacctattatgtgcctagTACTTAGCtaggtagtaataataataacaacagcttTTATTGTGTTCTTATGGTGTGCCAGGCAGGTGTTATGCTAAGAATTGCAcagaaatatctcatttaatttgcagaatagctgggcgtggtgtttcacgcctgcaatcctagccctttgagaggccaaggtggggggattgcttgaggccagagttcaagaccaacctggccaacatggtgagacctcatctctattaaaaaaataaagcaggccgggtgtggtggctcacacctgtaatcccagcactttgggaggccaaggtgggtggatacctgaggtcagcagtttgagaccagcctgtccaaaatggtgaaactctgtctctactaaaaatataaaaattagccggacctggtggcagaagcctgtaatcccagctacttgggaggctgaggcatgagaattgcttgaacccgggaggcagaggttgcagtgagccgagatcgtgccactgcacaccagcctgggacagagcaagactctgtctcaataaaaataaaataggcatggagtagtggctcacatctataatcccagcactttggtaggcagaGCAGggctgatcatttgaggtcaggagttcaagaccagcctaaccaacatggtaaaaccctgtctctactaaaaatacaaaaattagccagatgtgatggtgcatggctgtaatctcagctcctcgggaggctgagggaggagaattgcttgaacctcggaggtggaggttgcagtgagccaagatcagatcatgccactgcattccagcctgggtgacaagagcaaaactccatctcaaaaaaaaaaaaaacaagaaaaaaaagaaaataacaaaataaaataaacctaaaaaatTATTAATCAGCTGAGTAACTTTATGAGATAGAACTtagtatcttcattttacagatgatgaaattaaggaacaggaaatttcctttttttgatatTATAAAGCTAATAAAATAGGATCCAGGAAGTCTGATTCCAGAaccagttgtctttttttttttttttttttttttgagatggagtttcgctcttgttgcccaggctatagtgcaatggcacgatcttggctcaccgcaacctgtgcctcccgggttgaagcaattctgcctcagccttacgagcagctgggattacaggcatgcaccaccacgcccggctaattttgtatttttagtagagacagggtttctccacgttggtcaggctagtctgcaactcctgacctcaggtgatctgctcactttggcctcccaaagtgctggaattacaggcatgaacaaccgTGCCTGCCCCCCTTTCTCCTTACTGGgtatgttaaaattatttctttcaaaagaaaaggcTGGTCAAAGTGCAACGGTGTTAACCactaattgatcacaaccagttacagatttttttgttccttctccactccaaCTGCTTCATTTGACTAGCctatggacaaaaaaaaaaaaaagaggaaagaaaaagctaAACTATTTAATCTGGGCTAGTAAATGGCCAGAAAGggctttataaaaatgaaatatacaaaatgataCTCGTACGTTTAACTAAAGGTATAGTTATGACTCTTCAATTTGCATATGTTATAAATAATATCAATATAAAAGCTTATATATAGCAtgggtccatttttttttttttttctttttgagacggagtctcactgtctcccaggctggagtgcagtggcgcgatctcggtcactgcaagctccgccccccgggttcatgccattctagcATGGgtccatttttaataaatacataaatatttaaactttctAGATCTAAAGCTTAAGGACTATGGAGTGGATCTCATTGAAGTTTCAGACAATGGATGTGGGGTAGAAGAAGAAAACTTTGAAGGCTTAAGTAAGTTAACTTTTTCTAATcctattataaaataattgggCCACATGTCTCAGAATTTTGAGTAACACTGTCTTGGGAAAGGCAAAAACAGTTTTTTAAGCCAGTTACTAGATATCATGTATATCCGTTGTTTTAGCACTTGAGGTATCTTAGTCCTTACTTTACAGTCTCTTTCAGCTCTGAAACATCACACATGTAAGATTCAAGAGTTTGCCGACCTAAGTGAGGTTGAAACTTTTGGCTTTCAAGGGGAAGCTCTGAGCTCACTGTGTGCACTGAGGTGATACAatgtttttatccattcacttgaCCCCTTAGAAAAACCTCTCAGAAAGTTAATTGGAATCGTTATTATTTACAATTTTCTATCTCGGTATCTCAGCTTCTAGCTTCTGAATTCTGTTTGGTCTCACTGCCAGTCTAAGTCCTAGTACTTCTGAAATGtgggaaataaatgaatgaaatgaagcaaatagtattgttaaaaaaaaaggttacccTTATTAGAACAGTAACTTCTCAATTTTAACATAACATATAGGTAATAAATGATAGTTACCATTGCTTTTCATCATCAAATTTTAGGGAAACATTTCACCAAAGCACTATTTAATTATAGCACAGAtactaaatttttataattatatttaaatatatatacatatatatgtgtgtatatatatacacatatatatgtgtgtgtgtatatatatgtgtgtgtgtatatatatatatattttttttttttttttaaacagagtctcactctgtcacccaggctggagtgcagtggcacagtctcagctcactgcaatctctgcctcccaggttcaagtgattctcatgcctcagcctcctgaagagctgggactatagcgtgcaccaccactcctggctaatttttgtatttttagtagagatggggttttgccatgttgcccaggctggtctggaactccaggcctcaagtgatctgcgctcctcggcctcccaaagtgctggaattacaggcatgagccaccgcaccctgccctacatatacattttaattataatatctttcggattctttaaaaattttaaaaattttttttagttctttaaaaaattctttaaaacaattttatttgaaGAGTAATAACAAAACAAATCTCTATTTGTGAATAAATAAACCTTGAGATCATTTATGGTTTTGCAATTCAAcctgaaaaatgaaatcaaagctTTTATCAAAACAAAGCATGTTTAGTGctctctgtctcactgtctttTAGATGCCAAACCTTAGATTTTATGATGACTCCTCAACCGTTTAGATCTTGGTTATCTCAGAGGGATCATCAGCTTTTTAAGAAAGTTTTGAGAGAAAAGCAAGTGAAGAAAAGCATAGTCAATGCTCAACATCACGGGTCTCTCACTGAACACAGCACGCCTGGTATTCTCTCACAGCGATGTCACCATTTCTACCTGCCACGCATCGGTGAAGGTTGGGACTCGACTGGTGTTTGATCACGATGGGAAAATCATCCAGAaaaccccctacccccaccccagagGGACCACAGTCAGCGTGAAGCAGTTATTTTCTACACTACCTGTGCGCCATAAGGAATTTCAAAGGAATATTAAGAAGGTACAGTAAATTAATCCTGGTTTTCAAGAGTATTGGTTAATGCACATGAGCAAAAGATTTACTAAAGATGTTTATTCTTCAGTTGATTCTCTTCCCATAATCTATTGAGAAAtgctttatttgcatttctcgtTAAAGACTTAACATTAAAGATTTAACTTTAGGgtgatttacttttttcttttcatcacatAGTGTTTATTaggactgggcaacatagtgagactctgtttctatgaaaaattaaaaaaaaaattgactgggcatggtggcatccacctgtagttccagctacttgggaagctgaagtgggagattcacttgagcccagaaacttgaggctgcagtgagctatgattgcgccactgtatttcaggctgggagacagagtaaaatcctgtctggaaaaatatatatacatatatattttttatttttattttttattttcatctttttttgagatggagtctcactttggcgccctggctggagtgcagtggcatgatctcgattcactgcaacctccacctcccgagtttaagcgattcacctgcctcagccttctgaatagctgggattacaggcgcgcaccaccacacctggctcatttttgtatttttagcagagacggggtttcaccatgttgtccaggctggccaggctggtctcgaattcctgacctcaggtgatccgcccacctcggcctctcaaagtgctgggattataggcgtgagccaccatgcctgccttatGTACTTATATTTTAATGAGACTATTTCTCTCGGTTTTCTGATAAATGAGTTACTGGAACCCTTATGAATCTGAATGCAAAAGAAACAGCTAAATGTTATGTAATTGTTGTGTTTAAAAACCAGATTATAAAACTATCTGTATTATATGATTacagttttataaaaacaaaacaacggcCTAAATGTGTATAGTATAAAGGCTGGAAGAGTCAGCACTTTCATGTTCTCAGCGGTTATCCTTGGATGTGAGATCTCATGCACTTTTTGCTCTCTTCTTTGTGCCTTTCcattttgtatgtgtattttttacaATCTAAAAAGTTACTTAAACATATGcagctaaaaactttttttacTCGTAAAGCATTTGGTGCTAATTTTAACtgttctttttttagacagagtcttctcactctgtcgcccaggctggagtgcagtggtgtgatcttggctcactgcaacctctacctcctgggttcaagtgattctcctgcctcagtctcccaagtagctgggattataggtatgtgtcaccatgaccagctaatttttgtatttttagtagagatagggtttcaccatgttggccaggctggtcttgcacccctgacctcaagtgatctgcctgcctcagcctcccaaagtgctgggattacaggcatgagccaccacgcgtggccttttttttaaagcttttttgtaAGTCAGCTAGCAAGAACACAGGAAGAAATACTCAAATCTCCCTTACCCAGCTGGGGGCTATGTCAGGTTTTATAAGCATAGGGTAATGAGTTGTGATTTGATTGGATCTTGCAATAAAGTAATGCTGGGAGGTGTGATCTGACTGGATCCTGCCATGGGGTGACACCAAAACTCAATCTGATTGGATCCTGGCTCCTGCCATGGAGTGTCCAGTTCTTAAATCAGTCTCAGCTCTTTAGGCCGAGCTTTTAGTTTCCACTCCGTGGTTGCATGCTTGGTTAACCTGGGCATGCACAGGGTACATGCCCTTCAACCTGTGGGTCCATGGCAATTGAAAAACAACTGACAACCTCATTACATAAAAGTTGAActgagccgggtgcagtgactcacgcctgtaatcccagcactttgggaggccaaggcaggtggaggtcaggacttcaagaccagcctggccaaaatggtaaaaccccgtctctactaaaaatataaatattagccaggtgtggtggtgcacccttataatcccagctatctggaggctgaggcagcagaatcacttgaacctaggaggtggaggttgcagtgagctgagttcataccattgcactccagcctgggtgacaagagtgaaactccgtcaaaaaaaaaaaaaaagttgaaccaGATTTGGTCTGA
This genomic interval from Gorilla gorilla gorilla isolate KB3781 chromosome 6, NHGRI_mGorGor1-v2.1_pri, whole genome shotgun sequence contains the following:
- the LOC115933217 gene encoding putative postmeiotic segregation increased 2-like protein 2 isoform X2, with the protein product MLENYNHLVSVGYDYHQAKHHHGVEVKEVEQGEEPWIMEGEFPCQHSPEPAKAIKPIDRKSVHQICSGPVVLSLSTAVKELVENSLDAGATNIDLKLKDYGVDLIEVSDNGCGVEEENFEGLTLKHHTCKIQEFADLSEVETFGFQGEALSSLCALSDVTISTCHASVKVGTRLVFDHDGKIIQKTPYPHPRGTTVSVKQLFSTLPVRHKEFQRNIKKTESSHSVAQAGVQWCDLGSLQPLPPGFK
- the LOC115933217 gene encoding putative postmeiotic segregation increased 2-like protein 3 isoform X1, which codes for MNTLQGPVSFKDVAVDFTQEEWQQLDPDEKIAYGDVMLENYNHLVSVGYDYHQAKHHHGVEVKEVEQGEEPWIMEGEFPCQHSPEPAKAIKPIDRKSVHQICSGPVVLSLSTAVKELVENSLDAGATNIDLKLKDYGVDLIEVSDNGCGVEEENFEGLTLKHHTCKIQEFADLSEVETFGFQGEALSSLCALSDVTISTCHASVKVGTRLVFDHDGKIIQKTPYPHPRGTTVSVKQLFSTLPVRHKEFQRNIKKTESSHSVAQAGVQWCDLGSLQPLPPGFK